One genomic region from Phragmites australis chromosome 1, lpPhrAust1.1, whole genome shotgun sequence encodes:
- the LOC133916592 gene encoding beta-glucuronosyltransferase GlcAT14B-like, whose amino-acid sequence MHANGRGEQYSPTSTKSPSPRGGGGEHYSPSAKTPRGGAASPKLPRSAAWLVDSKWALSAALSLLLFLAVALAVTTFSSSSSSYISASSFFSFLPANRADFVEARLQEPTKTSQSPPPGAGVPRLAYLISGSKGDLDRLWRALHALYHPRNQYVLHLDREAPVAERLELAARVSNSTVLRRAGNVHVIRRANMVTYRGPTMVANTLHACAVLLRRGGAWDWFINLSASDYPLMTQDDILHVFSTLPRNVNFVEHTGYLGWKEGQRAKPLIVDPGLYRSTKQDIWWVTQKRELPTAFKLFTGSAWVGLTRDFVEYCVWGWDNLPRTLLMYYANFVSSPEGYFQTVLCNAPRFVPTVANHDLHHIQWDVPPRQHPHSLALADLPHMVRSDAPFARKFPRDDPVLDAIDADLLGRPPSNGTTGMSFVPGGWCGADAACRDVDNDWVLRPGPGAARLQRLMDSIVRSEAFANRQCK is encoded by the exons ATGCACGCCAACGGCCGCGGCGAGCAATACTCGCCGACGTCGACCAAGTCGCCTTccccgcgcggcggcggcggcgagcattACTCCCCGTCGGCCAAGACCCCGCGCGGCGGCGCGGCATCCCCCAAGCTGCCGAGAAGCGCCGCCTGGCTAGTCGACAGCAAGTGGGCGCTGTCGGCGGCGCTCAGCCTCCTGCTGTTCCTCGCCGTCGCCCTCGCCGTGACGACCttctcctcgtcctcatcgtccTACATCTCGGCGTcgtccttcttctccttcctcccggcCAACCGCGCCGACTTTGTGGAGGCGCGCCTCCAGGAGCCTACGAAGACGTCCCAGTCGCCGCCCCCCGGCGCCGGCGTGCCGCGCCTGGCGTACCTGATCTCGGGTTCCAAGGGCGACCTGGACCGTCTGTGGCGCGCGCTGCACGCGCTGTACCACCCGCGCAACCAGTACGTGTTGCACCTGGACCGCGAGGCCCCCGTGGCGGAGCGGCTGGAGCTGGCGGCGCGGGTGTCGAACAGCACCGTGCTCCGGCGCGCCGGGAACGTGCACGTGATCCGGCGCGCCAACATGGTGACGTACCGGGGCCCGACGATGGTGGCCAACACGCTGCACGCCTGCGCCGTGCTgctccgccgcggcggcgcctgGGACTGGTTCATCAACCTCTCCGCCTCCGACTACCCGCTCATGACACAGGACG ATATCCTGCACGTGTTCTCAACGCTGCCGAGGAACGTCAACTTCGTTGAGCACACCGGTTACTTAGGATGGAAGGA GGGGCAGAGGGCCAAGCCTCTGATCGTCGACCCGGGGCTGTACAGGTCCACCAAGCAGGACATCTGGTGGGTCACCCAGAAGCGGGAGCTCCCCACCGCCTTCAAGCTCTTCACAG GGTCTGCGTGGGTGGGGCTGACGCGCGACTTCGTGGAGTACTGCGTGTGGGGGTGGGACAACCTGCCGCGGACGCTGCTCATGTACTACGCCAACTTCGTGTCCTCGCCGGAGGGCTACTTCCAGACCGTGCTCTGCAACGCGCCCCGCTTCGTGCCCACCGTCGCCAACCACGACCTCCACCACATCCAGTGGGACGTCCCGCCGCGCCAGCACCCGCACTCGCTGGCGCTCGCTGACCTGCCCCACATGGTGCGCAGCGACGCGCCTTTCGCGCGCAAGTTCCCGCGCGACGACCCCGTGCTCGACGCCATCGACGCCGACCTCCTCGGGCGGCCTCCCAGCAATGGCACCACCGGCATGTCGTTCGTGCCCGGTGGGTGGTGCGGCGCCGACGCGGCCTGCCGGGACGTCGACAACGACTGGGTGCTCAGGCCCGGGCCCGGCGCCGCGCGGCTGCAGAGGCTCATGGACAGCATCGTCAGGTCCGAGGCCTTCGCCAACAGGCAGTGCAAGTAG
- the LOC133916460 gene encoding uncharacterized protein LOC133916460: MGDQNSWLRRTKYSHTIYTRVDPRWAPVAPLGKDVERNLQVAPLGKDVERKLQKFVSMGKSVSMPVDREDEDTGTALKHSASLPLVRSSLQLDRDKANKPKKASLEIPSSTPMNSDNSNGPRARSLVKSPSSMMLLSYLNKAPSNQGSSPQKAGGPQHRPRSKSPLPNIVPSEVFREAQSSSQRFASPPPHRRGSEKSIYGKSFARQVPDMGQSPDWCSTPVVSCRHKSQKDNSWTRKYNGGRRVSAVDTTNDRRGQRVRMNQVVQTTVDWTLDPSKLLVGQRFASGAYSRLYRGFYDDKPVAIKFIRQPDDDDNGKMAAKLEKQYNSEINSLSHLYHKNVIKLVAAYKCPPVFYIITEFLPGGSLRSYLNSTEHHPIPLEKIIFIALDVARGMEYVHSQGVVHRDIKPENILFDENCVKIADFGIACEETLCDVLVEDEGTYRWMAPEMIKQKAYNRKVDVYSFGLLLWEMVSGRIPYENLTPFQVAYAVANRNLKPTIHPECPPALRPLIEQCCALQPDKRPDFWQIVEVLEQFHSVLSQGGCLDTPKSGTCQDHKKRLLHWIQKLKPSHST, from the exons ATGGGGGACCAGAACTCATGGCTTAGGAGGACCAAGTACTCTCACACTATCTACACGAGGGTGGATCCTCGCTGGGCACCTGTTGCCCCGCTTGGCAAGGATGTTGAGAGGAATCTGCAGGTTGCTCCGCTTGGTAAGGATGTCGAGAGGAAACTGCAGAAATTTGTGAGTATGGGTAAGTCTGTGTCAATGCCCGTTGATCGGGAGGACGAAGATACAGGGACTGCACTCAAGCACTCTGCTAGCTTGCCGCTAGTTCGATCCTCGCTTCAGCTTGATAGGGATAAAGCCAACAAGCCGAAGAAGGCAAGTTTGGAGATTCCTTCAAGCACCCCAATGAACTCGGATAATTCCAATGGTCCAAGGGCAAGGAGCCTGGTCAAGAGCCCAAGTTCAATGATGCTCCTCAGCTACTTGAACAAAGCACCCTCAAATCAAGGTTCTAGTCCACAAAAGGCTGGTGGACCTCAGCACAGACCGAGATCAAAGTCCCCCCTTCCCAATATTGTGCCTTCCGAAGTGTTCAGGGAAGCACAGTCTAGCAGCCAGAGGTTTGCAAGCCCTCCTCCACATCGAAGAGGATCTGAAAAGAGCATCTATGGCAAATCATTTGCTAGGCAAGTGCCTGATATGGGTCAAAGTCCCGATTGGTGTTCAACTCCAGTGGTATCTTGTAGGCACAAGTCTCAAAAGGATAATTCTTGGACAAGGAAATACAATGGTGGAAGGAGAGTTAGTGCAGTGGACACTACTAATGATCGGAGGGGCCAGAGGGTTAGAATGAATCAGGTGGTGCAAACAACAGTTGATTGGACACTCGATCCATCCAAGCTGCTCGTTGGGCAGAGGTTTGCTAGCGGAGCATATAGCCGGCTGTACAGAGGATTCTATGATGATAAACCAGTTGCAATTAAATTTATCCGCCAACCTGATGATGACGACAATGGGAAGATGGCTGCAAAACTTGAAAAGCAGTATAACAGTGAGATCAATTCTCTATCTCACCTGTATCACAAGAATGTGATCAAG CTTGTAGCAGCCTATAAATGCCCACCGGTTTTTTACATCATTACCGAGTTCCTCCCTGGTGGTTCCTTAAGGTCATACCTAAATAGCACAGAACACCACCCCATCCCTCTGGAGAAGATCATATTCATTGCTCTCGATGTTGCCCGTGGGATGGAATACGTGCACTCTCAAGGGGTGGTCCATCGTGACATTAAGCCTGAGAACATCCTCTTTGACGAGAACTGTGTGAAGATTGCTGATTTTGGTATTGCCTGTGAGGAGACTTTATGTGATGTGCTAGTGGAGGATGAGGGCACTTACAGGTGGATGGCTCCTGAGATGATCAAGCAAAAGGCATACAACCGGAAGGTGGATGTCTACAGCTTTGGATTGCTCTTGTGGGAAATGGTGTCTGGAAGAATTCCTTATGAGAACTTGACCCCTTTCCAAGTGGCTTATGCTGTTGCAAACAGG aaCTTGAAGCCAACAATTCATCCAGAATGTCCACCAGCTCTGAGACCCTTGATTGAGCAGTGTTGCGCGTTGCAGCCTGACAAGAGGCCTGACTTCTGGCAGATTGTGGAAGTCCTGGAACAGTTCCATTCTGTTCTCTCGCAGGGTGGCTGCCTCGACACACCGAAGAGCGGCACCTGCCAGGACCACAAGAAGCGACTTCTGCATTGGATTCAGAAACTGAAACCATCACATAGCACCTGA
- the LOC133930242 gene encoding uncharacterized protein LOC133930242, with protein sequence MDDGYDGDDETSEEEEEEEEEEDCMEGSDEVDEEGEEGPDGDKGEEDDEDGAEDEGEEDENGVEDDDEEKDENKVEDDDEEEKDDDDCCSPDWDEFKLMANYEDDSSNDNPNWDELQSRDENIDSGNDDYGDTLASRRRKLE encoded by the coding sequence atggATGATGGCTATGATGGTGACGATGAGAcctctgaggaggaggaggaggaggaggaggaggaggattgcATGGAGGGATCCGATGAAGTGGATGAGGAGGGCGAGGAGGGCCCTGATGGCGATAAGGGGGAAGAGGACGACGAGGACGGTGCCGAGGACGAGGGCGAGGAGGATGAAAATGGAGTCgaggatgacgatgaggagaagGATGAAAACAAAGtcgaggatgatgatgaggaggagaaggacgaCGACGACTGTTGTAGCCCAGATTGGGACGAGTTTAAGTTGATGGCTAACTACGAGGATGACAGCAGCAACGACAACCCAAATTGGGATGAGCTTCAGTCAAGGGACGAAAACATAGATAGTGGCAACGATGACTATGGTGATACCCTGGCATCTAGGAGAAGGAAGTTAGAGTAG